One genomic region from Salvia hispanica cultivar TCC Black 2014 chromosome 2, UniMelb_Shisp_WGS_1.0, whole genome shotgun sequence encodes:
- the LOC125203773 gene encoding glucomannan 4-beta-mannosyltransferase 9-like — MEWVSKVAISGAEEQLMLVLGQVKASKVLVPLLDISMAVCLIMSVMLFVERVYMAIVIAIVKISGRKPGTRYKFEPLQEDLEQGNLAFPMILVQIPMFNEREVYQLSIGAACCLSWPSDRLIVQVLDDSTDPAIKTMVETECQRWASKGVNIKYEIRDNRNGYKAGALKEGLKRSYVKECDHVAIFDADFQPEPDFLHRTIPFLVHNPQIGLVQARWKFVNANECLMTRIQEMSLNYHFTVEQEVGSSTYAFFGFNGTAGVWRMAAIEEAGGWKDRTTVEDMDLAIRASLKGWKFVYIGTLQVKNELPSTFKAYRYQQHRWSCGPANLFRKMLLEIIRNEKVTLWTKVHVIYSFFLVRKIIAHIVTFVFYCVVLPAAVLVPDYYIPKWGAVYIPTIITILNAISTPRSIHLVVFWIVFENVMALHRTKGTFIGLMEVGRVNEWIVTEKLGDALKIKPVDDAVKAKPAATTQQQRRFKFIDRLNLLELGFGCYLLFCGCYDLIYGKYHFFIYLLLQAIAFFVMGFGYVGTFVPSSSN, encoded by the exons ATGGAGTGGGTTTCGAAGGTAGCGATTTCCGGCGCGGAGGAGCAATTGATGCTAGTCTTGGGGCAGGTGAAGGCGTCCAAGGTATTGGTGCCGTTGCTCGACATCTCCATGGCCGTCTGCTTGATAATGTCGGTCATGCTATTCGTCGAACGCGTCTACATGGCCATCGTTATTGCCATTGTTAAAATCTCGGGCCGGAAACCGGGCACCAGGTACAAATTTGAGCCACTCCAAGAGGATTTGGAGCAGGGGAACCTCGCCTTTCCCATGATTCTTGTCCAAATCCCTATGTTCAACGAAAGAGAG GTTTACCAGCTCTCCATCGGAGCTGCATGCTGTCTATCCTGGCCTTCCGACCGCCTCATTGTTCAAGTTCTCGACGATTCTACCGACCCTGCCATCAAG ACTATGGTGGAGACAGAGTGCCAGAGATGGGCGAGTAAAGgggtaaatattaaatatgaaattcgGGACAATAGAAATGGATACAAAGCCGGAGCTCTTAAGGAAGGGCTGAAGCGATCCTACGTCAAAGAATGCGACCACGTGGCCATATTCGACGCGGATTTCCAACCCGAGCCGGATTTCCTGCACCGGACCATTCCGTTCCTTGTTCACAACCCCCAAATTGGCCTCGTGCAGGCCCGCTGGAAGTTcg tgAATGCGAACGAATGCTTGATGACGAGAATACAAGAAATGTCGCTCAACTATCATTTCACAGTGGAGCAAGAAGTTGGCTCATCTACTTATGCTTTTTTTGGATTCAATG GAACTGCTGGGGTGTGGAGAATGGCAGCAATTGAGGAGGCTGGTGGTTGGAAAGATCGTACCACAGTTGAGGATATGGACTTGGCCATTCGTGCTAGTCTTAAAGGATGGAAATTCGTCTACATTGGCACTCTTCAG gtgaaaaatgagttgcCTAGCACGTTCAAGGCCTATAGATACCAACAACATCGTTGGTCTTGTGGGCCCGCCAATTTATTCCGAAAGATGCTCTTGGAGATTATAAGAAATGAG AAAGTTACATTATGGACAAAGGTTCACGTAATATACAGTTTCTTCTTGGTGAGAAAGATTATAGCCCATATAGTGACCTTCGTGTTTTATTGCGTTGTACTTCCTGCTGCGGTTCTTGTACCTGACTATTACATCCCAAAATGGGGTGCAGTCTACATTCCTACTATCATCACCATCCTCAATGCAATCAGCACTCCCAG GTCAATTCATTTGGTTGTTTTCTGGATCGTATTCGAAAATGTGATGGCACTACACCGCACGAAAGGCACATTCATCGGGTTAATGGAGGTGGGTAGAGTGAACGAGTGGATTGTCACTGAAAAACTTGGTGACGCTCTCAAGATCAAACCCGTTGACGATGCGGTGAAGGCCAAACCTGCCGCTACAACCCAACAACAAAGACGATTCAAGTTCATTGATAG ATTAAATCTCTTAGAGCTTGGATTCGGTTGCTACCTACTATTTTGTGGGTGTTACGATCTAATATATGGGAAATACCACTTCTTCATCTACCTCTTACTTCAAGCAATCGCATTCTTCGTCATGGGATTCGGCTACGTGGGCACATTTGTCCCATCCTCCtcaaattaa